In Oceanobacillus sp. FSL K6-2867, one DNA window encodes the following:
- a CDS encoding DUF1116 domain-containing protein: protein MQYKTIDEANQAVIQHITASEPFLLDVVPAKSVISELNGKALLHSGPPTVWEKMPHPMQGSCIGAALFEGWAATEEEAQKMLENGEVTFISAHSVSAVGPMGGITSANMPVVVVENKASEKRAYCNLNEGIGAVLRFGAYNEEVINRLNWMKDVLGPALSKSLKQIDGGMNVNVLVAKAITMGDEFHQRNIAASALFLRQIVPYLITSGISEKELQEVTKFLADNDQFFLNIMMATAKSVMDTAATETEGSIVTALARNGDQFGIKVSGLGDQWFTAPVNTPDGLYFSGYSSEDATPDMGDSAITEAYGVGGMAMVAAPGVVRFVGTGGFNDAVNTSDEMREICIANNNNLQIPTWDFQGACLGIDIRKVVETGITPVINTGIAHKVAGTGQIGAGTVRVPLGCFEKALEALAEKYGVEV, encoded by the coding sequence ATGCAATATAAAACAATTGATGAAGCAAATCAGGCGGTTATTCAACATATTACAGCATCAGAACCATTCTTACTTGATGTTGTTCCGGCAAAAAGTGTTATCTCTGAATTAAACGGAAAGGCTCTTTTACACTCAGGACCTCCAACAGTTTGGGAAAAAATGCCTCACCCAATGCAAGGTTCTTGTATCGGTGCAGCATTATTTGAAGGATGGGCTGCAACAGAAGAAGAAGCTCAAAAAATGCTTGAAAACGGAGAAGTTACATTCATTTCTGCTCACTCTGTAAGTGCTGTAGGACCAATGGGCGGAATCACTTCTGCAAACATGCCAGTTGTTGTTGTAGAAAACAAAGCAAGTGAAAAACGTGCTTACTGTAACCTAAACGAAGGTATTGGTGCGGTACTGCGTTTCGGTGCGTACAACGAAGAAGTAATCAATCGCTTAAACTGGATGAAAGATGTATTAGGACCTGCTCTTTCTAAATCATTAAAACAAATCGATGGCGGAATGAACGTCAACGTACTTGTTGCAAAAGCAATTACAATGGGTGACGAATTCCACCAAAGAAATATTGCGGCATCTGCATTATTCTTAAGACAAATCGTTCCATACTTAATCACTTCTGGTATCTCAGAAAAAGAATTACAGGAAGTTACAAAATTCCTAGCAGATAATGACCAGTTCTTCTTGAACATTATGATGGCAACAGCTAAATCTGTAATGGATACTGCTGCTACTGAAACAGAAGGAAGTATCGTTACTGCGCTTGCTCGTAATGGTGACCAGTTCGGAATCAAAGTTAGTGGACTAGGTGATCAATGGTTTACTGCCCCAGTTAATACTCCAGATGGTTTGTATTTCAGTGGCTACAGCTCTGAAGATGCAACTCCAGACATGGGAGATAGTGCAATCACTGAAGCTTACGGTGTTGGTGGTATGGCAATGGTTGCTGCACCAGGTGTTGTTCGCTTCGTAGGTACTGGCGGATTCAATGACGCTGTTAACACAAGTGATGAAATGCGTGAAATCTGTATTGCTAACAACAATAACTTGCAAATTCCTACTTGGGATTTCCAAGGTGCTTGTTTAGGTATCGATATCCGTAAAGTAGTTGAAACTGGAATTACTCCAGTAATCAACACTGGTATTGCTCATAAAGTAGCAGGAACAGGACAAATTGGTGCTGGTACTGTACGTGTACCACTTGGATGTTTCGAAAAAGCTTTAGAAGCACTTGCTGAAAAATACGGCGTAGAAGTTTAA
- the fdrA gene encoding acyl-CoA synthetase FdrA, translating to MLHTVIKKNLYQDSVSLMLLTNHLSAMDGVERISVMMGTPSNKDIMKGSGLYTDELEAASPNDLCVVAETEDVDRVIEELEDFLNNQSAASEATAYSTVRTWEMAENKLPSADLALISIAGEHAAAEANKALDRDLNVFLFSDNVSIEDELQLKQRAAEKGLMVMGPDCGTGILSGVPIAFANVIEKGNIGVVGASGTGIQEVTTIIGRNGGGVSHAIGTGGRDLALEIGALTTIQGLRVLDADPETDVIVYISKPPAPEVREKVVEVFKTLSKPVVSIFMGDKPKEQHDNVHYAWTLEDTALKALELAQTSNTSADSILADNEDLKKIKENKDQRFIKGYYCGGTLALEAAMILEDAFNLDPDAAHPEGMMLQHGEHEVIDLGDDAYTQGRAHPMIDPTFRVEKVKEAIANPKTAVLLLDNVIGYGAHDDMAGVFAPVIEKGKKEAAEQGRAFIAIASVTGTAQDPQVYQDQVDKLEAAGVIVTESNAQATKLAAAIIDSLEGEEAAETKAEKAEAADLTKASELISDKPRVINVGLTGFADTVQENGGQVVQYQWAPIAGGDKRLAAILEKLSKL from the coding sequence ATGCTTCATACTGTGATTAAGAAGAATTTATATCAGGACTCAGTTAGCCTGATGTTATTAACGAATCACTTATCCGCTATGGATGGTGTTGAGCGAATTTCAGTTATGATGGGAACACCATCTAACAAAGATATTATGAAGGGGTCAGGTTTATATACTGATGAGCTAGAAGCTGCAAGCCCGAACGATCTTTGTGTTGTTGCTGAAACAGAAGATGTTGATCGTGTTATTGAGGAATTAGAGGATTTCTTAAACAACCAATCTGCAGCATCTGAAGCAACTGCATATTCTACAGTTCGTACATGGGAAATGGCAGAAAACAAATTGCCAAGTGCTGATTTAGCTCTTATTTCAATTGCAGGTGAACACGCTGCAGCTGAAGCGAATAAAGCCCTTGACCGTGACCTGAACGTATTCCTGTTCAGTGATAATGTAAGTATCGAAGATGAATTACAATTAAAGCAAAGAGCTGCGGAAAAAGGACTAATGGTAATGGGACCTGACTGTGGTACTGGTATCCTAAGTGGAGTGCCAATTGCTTTTGCAAACGTAATTGAAAAAGGAAATATTGGTGTTGTAGGTGCTTCAGGTACTGGTATTCAGGAAGTAACCACAATCATCGGAAGAAACGGCGGCGGTGTGTCACATGCTATCGGTACTGGTGGACGTGACTTAGCATTAGAAATCGGTGCGTTAACAACAATTCAAGGATTGCGTGTATTGGATGCAGATCCTGAAACAGATGTAATTGTTTATATTTCTAAGCCACCTGCACCAGAAGTGCGTGAAAAGGTTGTTGAAGTATTCAAGACATTATCTAAGCCAGTTGTTTCCATCTTTATGGGTGATAAGCCAAAAGAGCAACACGATAATGTACATTATGCATGGACTTTAGAAGATACAGCGCTAAAAGCTTTAGAATTAGCTCAAACAAGCAACACTTCTGCTGATAGTATCCTAGCAGATAACGAAGATTTGAAGAAAATCAAAGAAAACAAAGATCAGCGCTTCATTAAAGGTTATTATTGTGGTGGTACATTAGCACTTGAAGCAGCAATGATTCTGGAAGATGCATTCAATCTTGATCCAGATGCAGCACATCCTGAAGGGATGATGCTACAACACGGTGAACACGAAGTAATCGACCTAGGTGATGACGCTTATACACAAGGTCGCGCGCATCCAATGATTGACCCTACTTTCCGTGTGGAAAAAGTGAAAGAAGCTATTGCAAACCCTAAAACAGCAGTACTTCTATTAGATAACGTTATTGGATATGGAGCTCATGATGATATGGCTGGCGTATTCGCACCAGTTATCGAAAAGGGTAAAAAAGAAGCAGCTGAACAAGGAAGAGCATTTATCGCAATTGCATCTGTAACAGGTACAGCACAAGATCCTCAAGTATACCAGGATCAAGTAGATAAATTAGAAGCTGCAGGTGTTATTGTTACCGAAAGCAATGCACAAGCAACAAAACTTGCTGCTGCAATTATTGATTCTCTTGAAGGAGAAGAGGCAGCAGAAACAAAAGCAGAAAAAGCAGAAGCTGCAGATCTTACAAAAGCTTCTGAACTGATTTCAGATAAACCAAGAGTAATCAACGTTGGTCTAACTGGATTCGCTGATACCGTTCAAGAGAATGGCGGTCAAGTGGTTCAATACCAATGGGCACCTATCGCAGGTGGAGATAAGCGTTTAGCTGCAATTTTGGAAAAACTAAGCAAGTTATAA
- a CDS encoding Rid family detoxifying hydrolase, translating to MTRKVYDANGTEPSGPYSHAVDAGEYIYFSGQTAKNSPTAKDMTGDIAAQTQQCFDNLFEVMKEANLTSDDVVKVNVYLTDMNNFAEMNAVYEKQFAAPYPARTCVAVLALPLGAEVEIEMVAKRSAS from the coding sequence ATGACAAGAAAAGTATATGATGCAAATGGCACAGAGCCTTCAGGGCCTTATTCACATGCGGTTGATGCGGGAGAATATATTTATTTCTCTGGACAGACTGCAAAAAATTCACCAACGGCTAAGGATATGACAGGAGATATTGCTGCACAAACGCAACAATGCTTTGATAACTTATTTGAAGTAATGAAAGAAGCAAATCTTACTTCAGATGATGTCGTGAAAGTGAATGTCTATTTGACAGATATGAATAACTTTGCGGAAATGAATGCTGTGTATGAAAAGCAATTTGCAGCCCCGTATCCGGCAAGAACCTGTGTTGCGGTACTCGCACTTCCACTCGGAGCAGAAGTAGAAATTGAAATGGTTGCAAAGCGATCCGCGAGTTAA
- a CDS encoding tripartite tricarboxylate transporter permease translates to MSVLVIAILLAILAGVIFTLIGLISGSDETAILVPTTLIVVLLGAPPEAVFAFFMSAVLAKHLTHAIPTALMGVPGDTTAAPMLEHANFMRRIGLPHIALRKMISGGIIGAFIALPVSLLFAMFLSQFGTFFQENAGIIFTGAAVLIGYFSKGRWVSILLILPLALVIQGLNLVSTTILGNGLSISFFLGIAIGPMLTDILLATSDSARSMIKRTKPNEYKLAPEQKSWSGYFPNPFKVLTKKQSAAVGGTSFLSSLTFALSPVGMTSLMGELVGSRIKGQYKKATTSLSTMNGVTESTYVAETIIPLVAFGIPLSPVAIGPAQALFNAPPVFTADPVNNLHSMMDPIDFLIYGLIGLVIAAVIAYPFSMNFARKATVFVLKRINQEAIIGMFIGIVCLLAFYEGGLVGIVVTFAMAMVGGMLNRFLGVGVGVQFMVFYGSAWIISTVLGM, encoded by the coding sequence ATGAGTGTATTGGTAATCGCCATTCTCTTGGCAATCTTGGCTGGAGTAATATTTACATTAATTGGTTTGATTTCTGGTTCAGATGAAACAGCAATTTTAGTCCCAACTACTTTAATTGTTGTCTTGTTAGGAGCACCACCTGAAGCAGTTTTCGCGTTCTTTATGTCGGCTGTTTTGGCCAAGCATTTAACACACGCTATTCCAACAGCTTTAATGGGAGTTCCTGGTGATACAACTGCAGCTCCGATGCTTGAGCATGCGAACTTTATGCGCAGAATTGGGTTGCCGCACATTGCACTAAGAAAAATGATTTCCGGGGGAATTATTGGTGCTTTCATTGCACTTCCTGTATCCCTTTTGTTTGCGATGTTTTTAAGTCAGTTTGGAACCTTCTTCCAGGAAAATGCAGGAATTATTTTTACAGGTGCCGCTGTATTAATAGGTTACTTTTCCAAAGGACGATGGGTGAGTATTTTGCTTATTCTCCCTTTGGCCTTAGTAATCCAAGGGTTAAATTTAGTGAGTACAACGATATTGGGGAACGGTCTTTCCATTAGCTTCTTTCTTGGTATAGCAATTGGACCGATGTTAACGGATATTCTGCTTGCCACGTCAGATAGTGCCCGCTCGATGATTAAACGCACCAAACCAAATGAATATAAGCTTGCACCTGAGCAGAAATCATGGTCTGGGTATTTTCCGAATCCATTTAAGGTGTTAACGAAAAAGCAATCAGCGGCAGTAGGAGGGACTTCTTTTCTTTCCTCGTTAACCTTTGCGCTCAGTCCTGTTGGAATGACGTCATTGATGGGGGAACTAGTCGGTTCCCGCATTAAAGGACAATATAAAAAGGCAACTACTAGCTTATCTACAATGAATGGGGTAACAGAATCTACCTATGTTGCAGAGACAATCATTCCTTTAGTAGCATTTGGAATTCCATTAAGTCCTGTAGCAATCGGTCCTGCACAAGCCTTATTTAATGCACCGCCCGTTTTCACAGCGGATCCGGTAAATAATTTACATTCGATGATGGATCCAATTGATTTTCTGATCTATGGATTGATTGGGTTAGTGATTGCAGCTGTGATTGCCTATCCGTTTTCCATGAACTTTGCTCGTAAAGCTACTGTATTTGTTTTAAAACGAATTAATCAGGAAGCGATCATCGGGATGTTTATTGGAATTGTTTGTTTGCTGGCATTTTATGAAGGTGGGTTAGTTGGAATCGTTGTTACGTTCGCGATGGCAATGGTTGGCGGCATGCTGAATCGTTTTCTTGGTGTCGGGGTTGGTGTCCAGTTTATGGTATTCTACGGATCAGCCTGGATCATTTCCACGGTGCTTGGAATGTAG
- a CDS encoding TatD family hydrolase — MRKLIDSHIHFDMYGKTEQIEMLLDFHVHNIEAIISVSNHLQSAKRNLMLVKEDPRIRAAFGYHPEQRLPTDNEVRDLLDFIEKNQQYMIAVGEVGLPYYLRKKHPEINLQGYIEVLEQFIQQAVILNKPIVLHAVYEDAPIVCSLLEKYNVKQAHFHWFKGDQRTIERMKQNNCYISVTPDVVYKKKIQQLVKIYPIGQLMVETDGPWSFEKEFEGHRTHPKMLHQSIAVIAALKHIPLDQVYQKIYENTCRFYGL; from the coding sequence ATGCGAAAGCTTATTGACTCTCATATCCACTTTGATATGTACGGTAAAACAGAGCAAATAGAGATGCTGCTGGATTTTCATGTACATAACATAGAAGCTATTATCTCGGTATCCAATCATCTTCAATCAGCAAAACGAAACTTAATGTTAGTTAAAGAAGATCCAAGGATCCGAGCGGCCTTTGGCTATCATCCGGAACAAAGGCTTCCAACGGATAATGAAGTGAGAGATCTGCTGGATTTTATTGAAAAGAATCAGCAGTACATGATTGCGGTTGGTGAAGTAGGCCTGCCATATTATTTAAGAAAGAAACATCCGGAGATTAATCTTCAAGGCTACATTGAAGTACTGGAGCAATTTATTCAGCAAGCGGTAATTTTAAACAAGCCAATTGTACTCCATGCAGTTTATGAAGATGCACCAATAGTATGCAGCTTGCTGGAAAAATACAATGTTAAACAAGCGCACTTTCATTGGTTTAAAGGAGATCAGCGCACGATTGAACGGATGAAACAGAATAACTGCTACATTTCCGTCACTCCGGATGTTGTATATAAAAAGAAGATTCAACAGCTAGTAAAGATATACCCAATCGGACAATTAATGGTAGAAACGGACGGACCGTGGTCATTTGAAAAGGAATTCGAAGGTCACCGAACACATCCCAAAATGCTGCATCAGTCGATTGCGGTTATTGCAGCATTAAAGCACATACCGCTGGATCAAGTCTATCAGAAAATTTATGAAAATACATGTCGCTTTTACGGTTTGTAA
- a CDS encoding alpha/beta hydrolase: MTSTFVYKNVGNCEIKGDFYPTEAANAPLLVYIHGGGLIWGSRDELSEEQINLYTNAGFNICSIDYRLAPESKLPDITSDIQDALKWLKNEGVSTYNFDPEKIGVIGSSGGGYLALLTGIFGVKPKAIVSFYGYGNILGDWYTKPSPYFTKMAKVPEALPKMLIQPNILSEAPIEKRYGIYLYCRQQGVWNDYVIGKNQPKAELIKYCPIENIQSDYPATLLLHGDKDDDVPHEESVNMSRALEEAGITNKLITIPNGKHQFDKEMHDPNVKDAFNQVIQFLKENLDVK, encoded by the coding sequence ATGACTTCAACATTTGTGTACAAAAATGTCGGAAACTGTGAAATCAAAGGTGACTTTTATCCAACAGAAGCAGCAAACGCACCACTGCTTGTTTATATCCATGGTGGCGGGCTGATTTGGGGAAGCCGTGATGAACTTTCCGAAGAACAAATTAACCTTTATACCAATGCTGGTTTTAATATTTGTTCCATTGATTACCGTTTAGCTCCGGAATCAAAATTGCCAGATATCACAAGCGATATTCAGGATGCACTCAAGTGGCTAAAAAACGAAGGTGTAAGCACGTATAACTTCGATCCAGAAAAAATCGGCGTAATCGGCAGCTCTGGCGGTGGATACCTTGCATTACTTACAGGTATATTCGGCGTAAAACCAAAAGCGATTGTGTCCTTCTATGGTTACGGAAATATTTTAGGTGACTGGTATACGAAACCAAGTCCTTATTTTACAAAAATGGCTAAAGTGCCAGAAGCTTTGCCAAAAATGCTTATTCAGCCAAACATTTTGTCAGAGGCACCAATTGAAAAACGTTATGGCATCTACTTGTATTGCAGACAGCAAGGTGTATGGAATGATTATGTGATTGGAAAAAATCAACCCAAAGCTGAATTGATCAAATACTGCCCTATTGAGAATATCCAATCCGATTACCCGGCAACATTGTTATTGCACGGCGATAAAGATGATGATGTTCCACATGAAGAATCCGTTAATATGAGCAGAGCTTTGGAAGAAGCCGGAATCACTAATAAACTTATTACCATCCCTAACGGAAAACATCAGTTTGACAAAGAAATGCATGATCCAAATGTCAAGGACGCATTTAATCAAGTCATTCAATTTTTGAAAGAAAACTTAGATGTAAAGTAA
- the allE gene encoding (S)-ureidoglycine aminohydrolase, which produces MGYPTDLLSSRAVIEPGKYAVIPPEGRVNNVVPGFENCTMTILGSPKLGATFVDYILTFHEGGKNTDGFGGQDNIETFVCVLEGKVKAKADDEEFILESGGYLYCPPSVTMYLENLEEGDSRLFLYKQKHKPLEGKKPWVVSGNTNDLEEVDYEGMHNMRLKDLLPTDIAFDMNFHILTFDPAGSHPFIETHVQQHGAYLLSGEGVYNLDNKWQTVKKEDYIYMAPYCLQATYAVGREPLVYLYSKDCNRDEEL; this is translated from the coding sequence ATGGGATATCCAACAGATCTTTTATCAAGCAGAGCAGTTATTGAACCAGGTAAATATGCGGTTATTCCTCCAGAAGGAAGAGTAAACAATGTTGTTCCTGGTTTTGAAAATTGCACAATGACTATTTTAGGGTCACCTAAATTAGGTGCGACTTTCGTTGATTATATCTTAACTTTCCATGAAGGTGGTAAAAATACAGATGGTTTCGGTGGACAAGATAATATCGAAACATTTGTATGTGTGCTTGAAGGGAAAGTAAAGGCAAAAGCAGATGACGAAGAATTTATTCTTGAGTCAGGCGGATATTTATATTGTCCACCATCTGTAACGATGTATTTGGAGAACCTAGAAGAAGGAGATTCTAGATTATTCCTTTACAAACAAAAACATAAGCCTTTAGAAGGCAAAAAACCTTGGGTTGTTTCTGGCAACACAAATGATTTAGAAGAAGTGGATTATGAAGGCATGCACAATATGCGTCTTAAAGATTTACTTCCAACGGATATTGCATTTGATATGAACTTCCATATTCTAACATTTGATCCAGCTGGCAGCCATCCATTTATTGAAACACATGTACAGCAGCATGGTGCATATTTATTATCTGGTGAGGGTGTATACAACCTGGATAATAAATGGCAAACAGTTAAAAAAGAAGATTACATTTACATGGCTCCATACTGCCTGCAAGCAACATATGCAGTAGGCAGAGAACCACTTGTTTACTTGTATTCTAAAGATTGTAATCGCGACGAAGAACTATAA
- the arcC gene encoding carbamate kinase — translation MSKTIVAAIGGNAILQAGQEGTFENQMNNVRTSAKFLAKLIKDGYKLVITHGNGPQVGNILRQNEVAADVVPQLPLDALSGQSQGFIGYMMVQCLVNEFQALGIDAPVTNLLTRVEVSRDDTDFQNPSKPIGAFYSEEESKQLAAEKGWKMVEDSGRGYRRVVPSPEPLKIHEAQTIKTLAEAGNVVVACGGGGIPVVTAESGTVEGVEAVIDKDRSGFKLAQEMEADVFMILTDVENVYVNYGTPEQKALGQIKVDEMDSYVAEGQFSAGSMGPKVESALQFAKTTGTAIICSLEQVDKAIRGESGTIISK, via the coding sequence ATGAGTAAAACAATAGTTGCTGCAATAGGTGGGAATGCAATTTTACAAGCTGGTCAAGAAGGTACGTTTGAGAACCAGATGAACAATGTTCGTACAAGTGCTAAATTTTTAGCGAAATTAATTAAAGATGGCTATAAGCTAGTTATTACACATGGTAATGGTCCACAAGTTGGAAATATCCTTCGTCAAAATGAAGTAGCTGCAGATGTTGTTCCTCAACTTCCATTAGACGCATTAAGTGGTCAATCCCAAGGTTTTATCGGTTATATGATGGTTCAATGTTTAGTAAATGAATTCCAAGCACTAGGCATTGATGCACCAGTAACTAACTTGTTAACACGTGTTGAAGTTTCACGTGATGATACGGATTTCCAAAATCCTTCTAAACCAATTGGTGCCTTCTATTCAGAAGAAGAATCAAAACAGCTTGCAGCTGAAAAAGGCTGGAAAATGGTAGAAGATTCAGGCCGTGGCTATCGCCGTGTTGTACCTTCTCCAGAACCACTTAAAATCCATGAAGCACAAACAATTAAAACACTTGCAGAAGCGGGTAATGTAGTTGTAGCTTGTGGCGGCGGTGGAATTCCGGTTGTAACAGCAGAAAGCGGAACGGTTGAGGGTGTTGAAGCAGTAATCGATAAAGATCGCAGCGGCTTTAAACTTGCTCAAGAAATGGAAGCAGATGTTTTCATGATTTTAACAGATGTTGAAAATGTTTACGTTAATTATGGAACACCAGAACAAAAAGCATTAGGTCAAATCAAAGTAGACGAGATGGATAGCTATGTTGCTGAAGGTCAATTTAGTGCAGGAAGCATGGGACCTAAAGTTGAATCTGCATTACAATTTGCTAAAACTACTGGCACAGCTATCATCTGTTCATTAGAACAAGTTGATAAAGCAATCCGTGGTGAGAGTGGAACGATTATTTCTAAATAA
- a CDS encoding acetoin reductase, which translates to MSNQKVAVITGSGQGIGKGLAERLAKDGFAIVLSDINEEVLNETVKEFEEKNVEIASYVGNVTKLDDQVKLVQKAVDTFGSIDVFINNAGIEQVAPLTAVEPNDVDPVFDINVKGVIYGIQAAANQMKKQGTGGKIINACSIAGHQGFEMLGVYSASKFAVKGLTQAAAKELAPDKITVNAYCPGIVGTTMWERIDVEMMQYMGTKKGEAFEKFAEGIALGRTQTPEDVANLVSFLASSDSDYITGQSILTDGGMVFN; encoded by the coding sequence ATGAGCAATCAAAAGGTAGCGGTAATTACAGGGTCTGGACAAGGTATTGGCAAAGGGTTAGCGGAACGATTAGCAAAGGATGGTTTTGCTATTGTTTTAAGCGATATTAATGAAGAGGTTTTGAATGAAACAGTGAAAGAGTTCGAGGAAAAAAACGTAGAAATAGCGTCTTATGTAGGAAATGTAACAAAATTGGATGATCAAGTTAAACTCGTCCAAAAAGCGGTAGATACTTTTGGAAGTATCGATGTTTTCATTAATAATGCAGGTATAGAACAAGTAGCACCTTTAACAGCTGTAGAACCAAATGATGTAGACCCTGTGTTTGATATTAATGTGAAAGGTGTTATTTATGGTATCCAAGCAGCAGCAAATCAAATGAAAAAGCAAGGCACTGGTGGGAAGATTATTAACGCTTGCAGCATCGCAGGTCATCAGGGCTTTGAAATGCTAGGTGTATATTCGGCATCAAAGTTTGCTGTTAAGGGCTTGACACAGGCAGCTGCAAAAGAATTGGCGCCAGATAAAATTACAGTTAATGCTTATTGCCCAGGAATTGTAGGTACTACGATGTGGGAACGAATAGATGTCGAGATGATGCAATATATGGGTACCAAAAAAGGAGAAGCATTTGAAAAATTCGCTGAGGGGATCGCCCTTGGACGTACTCAAACACCAGAGGATGTAGCAAATTTAGTATCGTTCCTGGCATCATCTGACTCTGATTATATTACAGGACAAAGTATTCTTACAGATGGTGGAATGGTATTTAATTAA